A single region of the Pseudomonas solani genome encodes:
- a CDS encoding ABC transporter permease: MLNGYGSTILDGAWLTLLLALSSMSMAIVLGLVGAAFRLSPVRWLALLGETYATVIRGIPDLVLILLIFYGGQQVVNMVAPLVGYEDYIDLDPFWSGVFTLGFIFGAYLSETFRGAFMAIPKGQGEAGFAYGMSGRQVFFRVLVPQMIRLAIPGFTNNWLVLTKATALVSVVGLQDMMFKAKSAADATREPFTFYLAVAALYLVLTSVSLLALRFLEKRYSAGIKAAEL; the protein is encoded by the coding sequence ATGCTCAACGGCTACGGCTCGACCATTCTCGATGGTGCCTGGCTCACCCTTCTGCTGGCCCTGTCGTCCATGTCGATGGCCATCGTCCTGGGCCTGGTCGGCGCGGCATTCCGCCTGTCGCCGGTGCGCTGGCTGGCGCTGCTGGGCGAGACCTATGCCACGGTGATCCGCGGTATTCCCGACCTGGTGCTGATCCTGCTGATCTTCTACGGCGGCCAGCAGGTGGTGAACATGGTCGCGCCCCTGGTCGGCTATGAGGATTACATCGATCTCGATCCGTTCTGGTCCGGGGTCTTCACCCTCGGCTTCATCTTCGGTGCCTACCTGTCCGAGACCTTCCGCGGCGCCTTCATGGCGATCCCGAAAGGGCAGGGCGAGGCCGGCTTCGCCTACGGCATGAGCGGCCGCCAGGTGTTCTTCCGCGTGCTGGTGCCGCAGATGATCCGCCTGGCCATTCCCGGCTTCACCAACAACTGGCTGGTGCTGACCAAGGCCACCGCGCTGGTTTCGGTGGTCGGCCTGCAAGACATGATGTTCAAGGCCAAGAGCGCTGCGGACGCGACCCGCGAGCCCTTCACCTTCTACCTGGCCGTGGCTGCGCTCTACCTGGTGCTGACCAGCGTTTCCCTGCTGGCCCTGCGCTTCCTGGAAAAACGCTATTCCGCCGGCATCAAAGCCGCCGAGCTGTGA
- a CDS encoding ABC transporter permease, which translates to MIFDYNVILENLPLYFGGVLVTLKLLAISLALGLLAAVPLALMRVSKQPAVNFPAWLYTYVIRGTPMLVQLFLIYYGLAQFAWVRESVLWPYLSNATFCACLAFAVNTSAYTAEILAGSIKATPHGEIEAAKAIGMSRAKLYRRILLPSALRRALPQYSNEVIMMLHTTSLASIVTLIDITGAARTVNSQYYLPFEAFITAGLFYLCLTFILVRLFKLAERRWLAYMAPRKA; encoded by the coding sequence GTGATCTTCGACTACAACGTCATTCTGGAAAACCTGCCGCTCTACTTCGGTGGCGTGCTGGTTACCCTCAAGCTCCTGGCGATCTCCCTCGCCCTGGGCCTGCTGGCGGCCGTGCCGCTGGCGCTGATGCGGGTCTCCAAGCAGCCGGCGGTGAACTTCCCGGCCTGGCTCTACACCTATGTCATCCGCGGCACCCCGATGCTGGTGCAGCTGTTCCTCATCTACTACGGCCTGGCCCAGTTCGCCTGGGTGCGCGAGAGCGTGCTCTGGCCCTACCTGTCCAATGCCACCTTCTGTGCCTGCCTGGCGTTCGCCGTGAACACCAGCGCCTACACCGCCGAGATCCTCGCGGGCAGCATCAAGGCCACGCCCCATGGCGAGATCGAGGCCGCCAAGGCCATCGGCATGTCGCGGGCCAAGCTGTACCGCCGCATCCTGCTGCCTTCGGCGCTGCGCCGCGCGCTGCCGCAGTACAGCAACGAGGTGATCATGATGCTGCACACCACCAGCCTCGCCTCCATCGTCACCCTGATCGACATCACCGGCGCCGCGCGCACCGTGAACTCGCAGTACTACCTGCCGTTCGAGGCCTTCATCACCGCCGGCCTGTTCTACCTGTGCCTGACCTTCATCCTGGTGCGCCTGTTCAAGCTGGCCGAGCGCCGCTGGCTGGCCTACATGGCCCCGCGCAAGGCCTGA
- the pdxR gene encoding MocR-like pyridoxine biosynthesis transcription factor PdxR, with protein sequence MFKNSLLESVKARLVHPELLPLPLHARIQRALRQLILDGALATGTPLPASRLLASSLGVSRDTIESAYGQLHAEGFIERRVGSGSFVAEATRLLPGRPAARRTRKTTEEGPGLSRRGQAMLRQGGVREHLAPRPFAHGVPETRTFPLQTWERLQRQALKEFGSKALLHGNPQGLEPLRRAIADYVNLERGARTTADQVLVLTSSQQALGLCATVLLDAGERIFIEDPAYYGARKAFEAAGLACQAIPVDAEGLQVDRLLAHPHPAKAVYLTPSHQFPTGATLSLERRLALIEWAKREQAWIIEDDYDSEFHYAGRPTACVQGLDAHERTLYIGTFTKSLFPGLRIGYLVLPPALVEPMTVARTLLDGHTASISQLTLARFISGGHFGAYVRSMRTLYAERLALLAELLEKRLGTLIEPHVPAGGLQMPCLLTGDLPEATAVTAARNTGIELLGLSGLYVERPAQPGFLMGFAAYTPEELTRAVATLERCLGAASRKRVP encoded by the coding sequence TTGTTCAAGAACTCCCTGCTGGAATCGGTCAAGGCCCGGCTGGTTCACCCGGAACTCCTGCCATTGCCGCTGCACGCACGGATCCAGCGCGCCCTCCGCCAGCTGATACTGGATGGCGCCCTGGCGACGGGCACGCCACTGCCCGCTTCGCGCCTGCTGGCCAGCTCCCTCGGAGTCTCCCGGGACACCATCGAGTCCGCCTACGGCCAACTGCATGCCGAAGGCTTCATCGAACGCCGGGTCGGCAGCGGCAGCTTCGTGGCCGAAGCCACCCGGTTGCTGCCCGGCAGGCCCGCCGCGCGGCGCACACGCAAGACAACGGAGGAAGGGCCCGGGCTGAGCAGGCGCGGCCAGGCCATGCTGCGCCAGGGCGGCGTGCGCGAGCACCTCGCACCCCGCCCCTTCGCCCATGGCGTGCCCGAGACGCGCACCTTTCCGTTGCAAACCTGGGAGCGCCTGCAACGCCAGGCGCTGAAGGAGTTCGGTTCGAAAGCCTTGCTGCATGGCAACCCCCAGGGCCTGGAGCCGCTGCGTCGGGCCATCGCCGACTACGTCAACCTGGAACGTGGCGCCCGCACCACGGCAGACCAGGTGCTGGTGCTCACCAGTTCCCAGCAGGCGCTCGGGCTGTGCGCCACCGTGTTGCTGGACGCGGGCGAGCGGATATTCATCGAAGACCCGGCCTACTACGGTGCCCGCAAGGCCTTCGAAGCCGCAGGGCTCGCCTGCCAGGCCATCCCCGTCGACGCAGAGGGCCTGCAGGTGGACCGACTCCTGGCTCACCCCCATCCCGCCAAGGCGGTGTACCTGACGCCGTCACACCAGTTCCCGACGGGCGCGACGCTTTCCCTGGAGCGGCGCCTGGCCCTGATCGAATGGGCCAAGCGGGAACAGGCCTGGATCATCGAGGACGACTACGACAGCGAATTCCACTACGCCGGCCGGCCGACCGCCTGCGTCCAGGGCCTGGATGCGCACGAGCGGACGCTCTATATAGGCACCTTCACCAAATCGCTGTTTCCGGGATTGCGCATCGGCTACCTGGTGCTGCCGCCGGCGCTGGTGGAGCCCATGACCGTCGCCCGCACCCTGCTGGACGGCCACACCGCGTCCATCTCCCAGCTGACCCTGGCGCGCTTCATCAGCGGCGGGCACTTCGGCGCCTACGTCCGCAGCATGCGCACCCTCTATGCCGAGCGCCTGGCCCTCCTCGCGGAGCTGCTGGAAAAGAGACTGGGCACGCTGATCGAACCCCATGTTCCGGCCGGAGGATTACAGATGCCCTGCCTGCTCACCGGGGACCTGCCCGAAGCCACCGCCGTCACCGCCGCGCGCAACACGGGCATCGAGCTGCTGGGGCTGAGCGGGCTGTATGTCGAGCGCCCGGCGCAGCCGGGCTTCCTCATGGGCTTCGCCGCCTACACCCCGGAAGAGCTCACGCGTGCAGTCGCCACGCTGGAACGCTGCCTGGGCGCGGCCAGCAGGAAACGGGTTCCGTAG
- the argR gene encoding transcriptional regulator ArgR → MTAHRIGFLLWPGTKAMTLALAEEALRVAQRLHSDVVYELHFLQAETPAEGAWRLPGEAWTGKLEGLTRLFLLADEPPAPMSAALSAAIKQLVRSGCVIGGLSAGVYPLAQLGLLDGYRAAVHWRWQDDFTERFPKVIATSHLFDWDRDRLSACGGLSVLDLLLAVLARDHGAELAGAVSEELVVERIREGGERQRIPLQNRLGSSHPKLTQAVLLMEANIEEPLTTDEIAQHVCVSRRQLERIFKQYLNRVPSQYYLELRLNKARQMLMQTSKSIIQIGLSCGFSSGPHFSSAYRNFFGVTPREDRNQRRSSGPFDNQPALAERG, encoded by the coding sequence ATGACTGCCCATCGAATCGGTTTTCTCCTCTGGCCCGGCACCAAGGCCATGACCCTGGCGCTGGCCGAGGAAGCACTTCGCGTCGCTCAACGCCTGCACTCCGACGTGGTTTACGAGCTGCACTTCCTCCAGGCCGAAACACCTGCCGAGGGCGCCTGGCGCCTGCCCGGCGAAGCCTGGACCGGCAAGCTCGAAGGCCTCACGCGGCTGTTCCTGCTGGCCGATGAGCCGCCGGCGCCGATGTCGGCTGCGCTGTCGGCGGCGATCAAGCAGCTGGTGCGTTCCGGCTGCGTGATTGGCGGCCTGTCCGCGGGCGTCTATCCGCTGGCCCAGCTCGGCCTGCTCGACGGTTACCGTGCGGCGGTGCACTGGCGCTGGCAGGACGATTTCACCGAGCGCTTCCCCAAGGTCATCGCCACCAGCCACCTGTTCGACTGGGACCGTGATCGCCTCAGTGCCTGTGGTGGCCTCTCGGTTCTCGACCTGCTGCTGGCGGTGCTGGCCCGTGACCACGGTGCCGAGCTGGCGGGCGCGGTGTCCGAGGAGCTGGTGGTGGAGCGCATCCGCGAAGGCGGCGAGCGTCAGCGCATTCCGCTGCAGAACCGCCTCGGCTCCAGCCACCCGAAGCTCACCCAGGCGGTGCTGCTGATGGAGGCCAACATCGAGGAGCCGCTGACCACCGACGAGATCGCCCAGCACGTGTGCGTGTCGCGTCGCCAGCTGGAGCGCATCTTCAAGCAGTACCTCAACCGGGTGCCCAGCCAGTACTACCTGGAGCTGCGCCTGAACAAGGCCCGGCAGATGCTGATGCAGACCAGCAAGTCGATCATCCAGATCGGCCTGTCCTGCGGCTTCTCCTCCGGCCCGCACTTCTCCAGCGCCTACCGCAACTTCTTCGGCGTCACCCCCCGCGAAGACCGCAACCAGCGCCGCAGCAGCGGCCCCTTCGACAACCAGCCGGCCCTCGCCGAGCGCGGTTGA
- a CDS encoding ABC transporter ATP-binding protein — MYKLEVQDLHKRYGSHEVLKGVSLAAKAGDVISIIGSSGSGKSTFLRCINMLEQPHGGKILLNGEELKLVANRDGGLKAAEPKQLQRMRSRLAMVFQHFNLWSHMSALENVIEAPVHVLGVPKKEAIEKAEHYLAKVGVAHRKDAYPAHMSGGEQQRVAIARALAVEPEVMLFDEPTSALDPELVGEVLKVMKDLATEGRTMVVVTHEMGFAREVSNQLIFLHKGVVEETGCPREVLANPQSERLKQFLSGSLK, encoded by the coding sequence ATGTACAAACTGGAAGTCCAAGACCTGCACAAGCGTTACGGCAGCCATGAAGTCCTCAAGGGCGTATCCCTGGCGGCCAAGGCGGGTGACGTGATCAGCATCATCGGCTCGAGCGGCTCGGGCAAGAGCACCTTCCTGCGCTGCATCAACATGCTCGAGCAGCCCCATGGCGGCAAGATCCTGCTCAACGGCGAAGAGCTGAAGCTGGTGGCCAACCGCGACGGCGGCCTCAAGGCGGCCGAGCCCAAGCAGCTGCAGCGCATGCGCTCGCGCCTGGCGATGGTGTTCCAGCACTTCAACCTGTGGTCGCACATGAGCGCCCTGGAGAACGTCATCGAAGCGCCCGTGCACGTGCTCGGCGTACCGAAGAAGGAAGCCATCGAGAAGGCCGAGCATTACCTGGCCAAGGTGGGCGTGGCGCACCGCAAGGACGCCTACCCGGCGCACATGTCCGGCGGCGAGCAGCAGCGCGTGGCCATCGCCCGTGCCCTGGCCGTGGAGCCCGAGGTGATGCTGTTCGACGAGCCCACCTCCGCCCTCGACCCCGAGCTGGTGGGCGAGGTGCTCAAGGTGATGAAGGACCTGGCCACCGAAGGCCGCACCATGGTGGTGGTGACCCACGAGATGGGCTTCGCCCGCGAGGTTTCCAACCAGTTGATCTTCCTGCACAAGGGCGTGGTCGAAGAGACCGGCTGCCCACGCGAAGTGCTGGCCAATCCGCAATCCGAGCGCCTCAAGCAGTTCCTCTCGGGGAGCCTGAAGTAA
- a CDS encoding GNAT family N-acetyltransferase: MTAVQQLISVRPVKPEDFDKWAEYWGKYQEFYGVDLSPEVTRMTWARFFDEREPVQAAVATDGEHIFGFVNFVFHRSTWAVNDFCYLEDLYVSPSVRGQKIGKRLIEYVQGQARERQCDRLYWHTQESNHTAQRLYDWIAERPGVIEYRMPL; the protein is encoded by the coding sequence ATGACAGCAGTGCAGCAACTCATCTCGGTTCGCCCGGTGAAGCCGGAAGATTTCGACAAATGGGCCGAGTATTGGGGCAAGTACCAAGAGTTCTATGGCGTGGACCTGAGCCCGGAGGTCACCCGGATGACCTGGGCGCGGTTCTTCGATGAGCGCGAGCCGGTCCAGGCCGCCGTCGCCACGGATGGCGAGCACATCTTCGGCTTCGTCAACTTCGTCTTCCATCGCTCGACCTGGGCCGTGAACGACTTCTGCTACCTGGAGGACCTCTACGTCTCCCCCAGCGTGCGTGGCCAGAAGATCGGCAAGAGGCTGATCGAGTACGTGCAGGGGCAGGCCCGGGAAAGGCAGTGCGACCGGCTGTACTGGCATACCCAGGAGAGTAACCACACCGCCCAGCGGCTGTATGACTGGATCGCCGAGCGGCCGGGGGTGATCGAGTACCGGATGCCGCTTTAG
- a CDS encoding succinylglutamate desuccinylase/aspartoacylase family protein, whose translation MQRIDHLLPWGAPGTRRELTVFRFGSGARKAYIQASLHADELPGMRVAVALKKRLAELEAEGRLAGVVELVPVANPIGLGQVLQASHQGRFEFASGKNFNRDFADLAELVAPALDGRLGSDVAANVQLIRSAMHQALDGLAPAASELQGLQRLLLRHACDADLVLDLHCDFDAVMHLYMIPQQADAFGPLGARLGAGAMLVAEDSGASSFDEACSMAWLRLQRRFPDCAIPLACVAATVELGGMADTERERAEASCEAILAFLAGQGLISGEWPPAPAPRCEVTPFEGAEYAYAPHAGVVSFLQPAGAMVEAGDPLFEVIDPLDDRHSVVRASTGGVLYVRERLRFAQPGLWLAKVAGHVPIRQGRLLSD comes from the coding sequence ATGCAGCGCATCGACCACCTGTTGCCCTGGGGCGCCCCCGGTACCCGCCGCGAGCTGACGGTTTTCCGTTTCGGCAGCGGCGCGCGCAAGGCCTATATCCAGGCCTCGCTGCATGCCGATGAGTTGCCGGGCATGCGGGTGGCGGTGGCGCTGAAGAAGCGCCTCGCCGAGCTGGAAGCCGAAGGGCGCCTGGCCGGCGTGGTCGAACTGGTGCCGGTGGCCAACCCCATCGGCCTGGGGCAGGTGCTCCAGGCCAGCCACCAGGGCCGTTTCGAGTTCGCCAGCGGCAAGAACTTCAACCGTGATTTCGCCGACCTCGCCGAGCTGGTGGCGCCCGCCCTCGATGGGCGCCTGGGCAGCGACGTGGCGGCCAACGTGCAATTGATCCGCAGCGCCATGCACCAGGCCCTCGATGGCCTGGCGCCGGCCGCCTCCGAGCTCCAGGGCCTGCAGCGCCTGCTGCTGCGCCATGCCTGCGACGCCGACCTGGTGCTCGACCTGCATTGCGACTTCGACGCGGTGATGCACCTCTACATGATTCCCCAGCAGGCGGACGCCTTCGGCCCGCTGGGCGCGCGCCTGGGGGCCGGCGCCATGCTGGTGGCCGAGGATTCCGGCGCCAGCTCCTTCGACGAGGCCTGCTCCATGGCCTGGCTGCGCCTGCAGCGCCGCTTCCCTGATTGCGCCATCCCGCTGGCCTGTGTGGCGGCGACCGTGGAGCTGGGCGGCATGGCCGACACCGAGCGCGAGCGCGCCGAAGCCAGCTGCGAAGCCATCCTCGCCTTCCTCGCCGGGCAGGGGCTGATCAGCGGCGAATGGCCGCCGGCGCCCGCGCCCCGTTGCGAGGTGACGCCCTTCGAGGGCGCCGAATATGCCTATGCCCCCCATGCCGGGGTGGTGAGTTTCCTGCAGCCGGCGGGCGCGATGGTCGAGGCGGGTGATCCGCTGTTCGAAGTCATCGACCCCCTGGATGACCGCCACAGCGTGGTGCGTGCCTCCACCGGTGGTGTGCTGTATGTGCGCGAACGCCTGCGTTTTGCGCAGCCCGGACTGTGGCTGGCCAAGGTGGCCGGCCATGTACCCATTCGTCAGGGACGCTTGTTGAGCGACTGA